The genomic interval TCATTACGGTTTCTCCTCTTGAATACCTTCCGATCCTCCTCATCGAGTATTCCAATATAATTATTATCACCATGTAAATCTATTCCTACGAAATATCCCATTGCTCGCTCCCTCCTTACTTTGTTATTATTTAACAATCGCCTTTCACGGTATCCTCCATTTTACCATGAAGAGTGCGCTCGGAGGTGCCTTCTATATGATTATCAGGTTTGCAACCTGAACCAAACGTTTTATACTTTCAATCCAGCCTTCTATTAGCAGAACAAATGACAAATAAATTCCAGATTCCAAACAGTCATCATGTTTCATTTGCAACACCCGGAAACGATGAAAATGGTTTTATAACCCTATCGTGTTGTAGTATGTGTACTTAAACTATTTTTTTGTAGTCTTACTTTAGAGTCGGAAACATCTGGCATTTCTGTTTCTGTACCGGTTCAAATGTATAGGGCCATCCAAAAAGTATCAGCTTGTCATTGCAAGGGTCTCTCAGCTTGTCATTGCGAGGGTCTTTTCCGAAGCAATCAGTATACTACGAGATATTTCGTGACGTAAGAAACGCCATATCGCAGGAGAAGCAAATTAAGGGTGGCTCAAGGGCTTAAAAAATAGAATTAATTAATGGAATGAATGCAGGATGGAAGGATCTCTATGACGGTTTATGAGATTGCTTCGGAAAAGACCCTCGCAATGACAAGCTGAGACCCTCGCAATAACAAGCTGATACCCTTGTAATGACAAAATAAGTCACCAGTCATCATGTTTCATTTGCAACACCCAGAAACGATAAAAATGGGCTTATAACCATATCGTGTTGTAGTATCTGTATTTAAACTATTTTTTGTAGTCTGATTTTCGAGTCAGGGATTTTGTGCATTGGAATTTTACCGCAGTACATGGCCCCATTATACGCATAAACTCATAGGTTCAGGTTGCAAGCCAATGTCATTAAGTTAAGAATTATTGTAACACTTTGGTTTTTAAAAAAAACGTATTACCGATAAGCTCCGTAGGAGCAACCTGTTTGTAGATAGGATACCATAACAGATCGTAGAGACAGGTTTGAAACCTGTCTCTATAATCAGGAGCGGCCTGTCTTCCTGTCAATCATATACAGGCCGCTCCTACGGAGCTATTTACCTGTTGAATTTTATTGCGCTACAAACAGACCGCCCCTAAAGGGGCTACATTGTTTTTTATGTCCCCTTGGATTTTTCAAATATAGTCAAACAAATAAGGTTTTCGAAAAATTTACACACCCCCGGCCCCTCTTTTTAGGGGGGAGATAAGAAGTCCCCTCTATCAAGAGGGGATTTAGGGGTGTGTTTGATAATATGCCTAGTCAAATAAATCTGTTTTTTAGAAAGCCATTTTATCGCCAAATCTCTAAAATCATATTTGTTTGGCTATAACTAAGGCACTGTCCAAAAATAATTTGGTATTTTTATTAATTTAGTTAAGTGAAATTGTATAATTCCAATCTGGCAAGACACTGTGTTTGTTTATGTTTATTTCTTTCATTTGGTCATCAGTGATTTTGATTCCTTTTTGGTATTCTTTCTCGTTAAGAATGGTTTGTACGAGAAGACCCGCTGTTGTTGTAGTGCCAGCAATTAAACTTAGCATAACATCATAAGACCTCAAAGGATTCCCCTCCCAATTTTTACTGATAAAACTAAACAGACGATGTTCTACCGGATTCCATTTTGATGCTCCTGAGGGATAGTGGCAAATCCTGATGGAGAGTCCGTAAACTTTACAAATATTTTGATAAAGCGCATATTTCCACAACCGGGGACGAAATCCGTTGCTCCCTCCTGCGTCACAAAGAATAAGGAGTTCTTTTGCGCATGGATACCTCTTCCAACCAAATTCATCCAGCCAAATCTTAATTGACTCGACTGCAAATTCCGGTGTGTCATAGGACGTACCAACAATAACTGTCCCTAAATTAGTCAGCAATTCATAGATACCAAACGGACATCCAACACCAATTGCCTGAGAACGAAAATCATGGGCCAAAACTTCATTTACTATTTTTGTCCACGCCTTGCCCTCATTTCTGAAATTACCTATCAATTCCTTTTTCTTACTGTCAACACTGATTATTGGCTGACCAGAATCTTCAAAATACTTTTTTGTCTCATTAATAATTTCAAACTGTCTATTACGGTCCGGATGACGTGTCTCTGCTATCGTTTTGCGATTTACTCTCAGAGAATAATCCATGTCCTTAAGAAGCTTACTAACTGTTGTTGCACATACGCTTACACCTCTATCACCGCATTCTTTTTTTAGAGTACGTGTGCTTCTTCTCGTCCATATTTTTCCTTTACCCATTGGGTCTCCTGCAGTATCGCCCTCCATCAATTCTTCAAGAAGTTTTACCACATCAGTTTTTTTTTAATCGAAGAACGACCTGAACCAACCTTACGTATCCGTCCCGGTGTAATGTTCTTACTCGAAAGTTCCCGACGCCCCTTGGCAATTGTTTTTACATTTATGCCGGTTAGCTGTGAAAGTCTTAAATCGCCGCCATGTCCCAGTTTCATTGATTCTAAACCAAGATAAAGCCGTTTCTGCCTTTCATCAAGTATGGAAAGAAATGTCTGCAGGCAATCCGTAACCACTTCACTCCCAAAGCCGGGAATTAATACCTTTTCTTCCTTACAAGCACACAACATGATTGACTGTTTACGTCTGGCGAGTTGATCCGTACCTAACACCTTGGAGATATACAAATATTCTCCGGCAATCTGCTCGCGCAAGACCCTTCCAGATACCACTAATTGAGTCAGTGCATTAAAGACTCGCACATGTACCAGCGTTTGAAGCTCCGAGGCAAAATAACCTTCCTGGGATTTATTAATGATGGCCTCGAGAGTATCTACAAGACTTCCTTGTTGAGAAAAATATATTTGATTGAAACTCCAAATGCCATATTTATTATAGCTTGCAAGTGTATCCAGTGTATGGTATTTGCCCGCATGGGAATAACTCGCACGATGTCCGAGCGATTTTAGCTTCCTGAAAACCGTTGCTTTTGAAGTCGTTCCCAAAGCTTCTTTGATACTGTCCAGAGTTAAAACGACATCCCTGCTGAATAGTCCCAAGAGCTTGCGATGAGAATACTTAGCTAAACGCATAATGACACCATTAGGATTAATACGCCGGATAAAATACCACTTAATCCTAATGTTATCATAATGGCTGGAGGGTGTCAATGCCTATATTTACTAGTTGTAACGGCTATTACCGTGACATACACAAAGACACTGCAACGATACTATTGGTACTATACAATACCATGTTATTTGTGGTCGCTCCCATAGCTAAGATTTTAAAAGACATAAACAACGGGGATCAGGTTACAAACCTGCTCCCACCCGAACCATCCAAGAGTGTACATCCCGAAAGACGCCATCATAAATTCATCTACGGCTTTACCGTTGCCTCATACGAAAAATCCTCCCCCCTCGTCATAGACCCCATCCTCGAATACTCCACCTACCTTGGAGGAGGCGACACGGATCATGGCTATGGCATAGCGGTGGACGGCGCGGGGTCTGCCTATGTTACCGGATATACTGAGGGCAACGGCCTCCCAATCGTGGGAACAACGACTCCTCACGGCGGCAGTTATGACGCCTTTGTCACCAAGCTTGGCACATCGGGCAGCAGCATCGAATACTCCACCTACCTTCAGAACTCCTGATCTGGTGGAATTTGATTTGATACCAAATTATATACAAGGCGCAGATTTGTGCCTGGGAATAATGTTTCGGAACTATTAAGTACATCGCATAATTGCTGAACATATCTGTTGTTCCTTGGGTTTGTCATGTTATGAATCGTTATCCTTAAGACGCCATTCTTTTCATCCGGCATTATATCTGCATCTGTCATAAAAATTTGACGTACCAGTGATCTTGCTTCATCTTTTTTAGAAATATATTCCTGCAATGTATTTGCCATTGCCGTCTCTGCCCGATAAGCAATCATTTTGATTGTGTCTACGAATTGCTTTCCGCTCTTCTTTAAATCCTGAAATTTCTTATCTTCCGGGAGTTTTGAAAACTCTATATGTTTCTCCGTATTCTTTTTTGTCGCCTTGAGTTGTTCAATCTCTTTCTCCAGCGTATCTATCGATTCTCTTATTGTTGCTTTCTCCTGTACATACTTCCGGATATCGGGTTCTTCTCCTTTCCTGACGGAAATAAGATAGATGGCGTTGCAAGTACTAATTTCTACGACGCCATATTTACTCCCACAAGCGTTCTTTCTTACGATACTACTTATACGGCATTCGCCACTACGAAAATCCAGGCGGCAAACTGGACGGGAACAACAATAGAATCGAATCATTCATGGAGTTTCACCACAGAATCCGCCCCGATAGTACCCACACCGACCACGGCAGCAGCGGTGTCGCCCACACCCACGGTTTTATTAACGCCGACCCCTACAATCACATCACAGCCCTCGCCAACCCCGACGGTATCGCAGGACGTTATGACACTGAGCAAGGATGTGGCGTATCTCTCCGGTGATACGGTGATTGTCACGGTAGCGGACGGCGACAGAAACACCGACGCAGGGACAAAGGAGATACTCACCACTGCCATAAAGGTTTCGGGCGATAACTATTATATCGGAAGCGACCTCCTGCTGGATTTAAACGAAGACGGCGCTGACAGTGGCACATTTATAGCGACCATAAAGACATGTACTACCACGAGCGGAGGGGCAGGTGCAACGGCGCGGTCAAATATCGGTACGGTAAAGACCGTGCAGGACGGTACGGTTACGGTGGCATACAGCCCACCTTCCGCCGTATCAGTCACAAAGAAACTCTCTTTCAGCAATTTTGACGCACCGCTTGCATTCAGCCGTCCTGCATATAGCCAAACAAATATGATTTTAGAGATTTGGCGATAAAATGGCTTTCTAAAAAACAGATTTATTTGACTAGGCATATTATCAAACACACCCCTAAATCCCCTCTTGATAGAGGGGACTTCTTATCACCCCTCTAAAAAGAGGGGCCGGGGGTGTGTATATTTTTCGAAAACCTTATTTGTTTGACTATATCTCACCGGGGAATATGCGGAAATCACCCTCAATAATGCGGAGTCGAACGCATACCATAAAGAGGCGGAAACGCTTTTAGAGAAAGTTTATGTACAGACCTCTCAGTTTAACATTGCAGGGGTAAGTATGGCGGAGACGGGTACCGATACGGGTATATTCATGGGTTCAATACAGATAAGCGCAGATTCCACACTCGACTATGAACACATACAGGCGGCAGACGGAGATACCCTGACGGCGAGTTTTTATGACGAGACAACCATTACCGGGTTCCCGCAATTGGTGACGGGTACCTGTTCAGTATCGGCCCTGCCTGTGCCAACGGCGTCCCCTGCCTTCACACCGGCAACACCAGTTCCCTCGCCGTCAATTACCCCTGTAGCAACGGTACCCGTTCCTACACCTACACCTACACCTACACCTACACCTACACCTACACCTACACCTACACCTTCTTCTTCACCCACCCCCGGGACGCCTAGCAAGGCGGAGAAGATAGCGGTATCGCCGGACTCATTATCTCTGGGAAAGGGTGAGGAAGGGCAGGTGACGGTAATGGTCACTGATGCGGATGGCTTCGGTATTGAAGGGGTCAAAGTGAGGGGAAAAACAACCACGAGTAACAATAAAAAAATAAAGGTGAAGCCTTCACACCAGAATACAGACGCAGAGGGCAAGGCCGTATTTACCATAACGGCAAAGAAGAAGTGCAAGAAAAATAATTGTGATGCAAAGGCACGCTTCAAGGCGAAGGGGGTGAAGGAAAAAGCAGAAGTGACCGTCCGGCTGGTGGAATAGGCGTAAGGCTTTTAATGGTTGATTAGTTGAATCCAGAATCATAACCGGACGTATGTTGGTCAACCCTGACAGGGTGAGGAACCCTGTCAGGGTTTTTTTATGGGTTCAGGCTTGCAAGCCAATGTCATTAAGTTAAGCAAACGGCCGCAAAAGTCCCACTTAATAAAGGCGGAAAAAGGGTGTTGTTTTTGATTAAATAATTCATAGCACCTTTGGGAGCGACCACAAATAACATGGTATTGTATAGTACCAATAGTATCGTTGTAGTGTCTTTGTGTATGTCACGGTAATAGCCGTTACAACTAGTAAATATAGGCATTGACACCCTCCAGCCATTATGATAACATTAGGATTAAGTGGTATTTTATCCGGCGTATTAATCCTAATGGTGTCATTATGCGTTTAGCTAAGTATTCTCATCGCAAGCTCTTGGGACTATTCAGCAGGGATGTCGTTTTAACTCTGGACAGTATCAAAGAAGCTTTGGGAACGACTTCAAAAGCAACGGTTTTCAGGAAGCTAAAATCGCTCGGACATCGTGCGAGTTATTCCCATGCGGGCAAATACCATACACTGGATACACTTGCAAGCTATAATAAATATGGCATTTGGAGTTTCAATCAAATATATTTTTCTCAACAAGGAAGTCTTGTAGATACTCTCGAGGCCATCATTAATAAATCCCAGGAAGGTTATTTTGCCTCGGAGCTTCAAACGCTGGTACATGTGCGAGTCTTTAATGCACTGACTCAATTAGTGGTATCTGGAAGGGTCTTGCGCGAGCAGATTGCCGGAGAATATTTGTATATCTCCAAGGTGTTAGGTACGGATCAACTCGCCAGACGTAAACAGTCAATCATGTTGTGTGCTTGTAAGGAAGAAAAGGTATTAATTCCCGGCTTTGGGAGTGAAGTGGTTACGGATTGCCTGCAGACATTTCTTTCCATACTTGATGAAAGGCAGAAACGGCTTTATCTTGGTTTAGAATCAATGAAACTGGGACATGGCGGCGATTTAAGACTTTCACAGCTAACCGGCATAAATGTAAAAACAATTGCCAAGGGGCGTCGGGAACTTTCGAGTAAGAACATTACACCGGGACGGATACGTAAGGTTGGTTCAGGTCGTTCTTCGATTAAAAAAAAACTGATGTGGTAAAACTTCTTGAAGAATTGATGGAGGGCGATACTGCAGGAGACCCAATGGGTAAAGGAAAAATATGGACGAGAAGAAGCACACGTACTCTAAAAAAAGAATGCGGTGATAGAGGTGTAAGCGTATGTGCAACAACAGTTAGCAGGCTTCTTAAGGACATGGATTATTCTCTGAGAGTAAATCGCAAAACGATAGCAGAGACACGTCATCCGGACCGTAATAGACAGTTTGAAATTATTAATGAGACAAAAAAGTATTTTGAAGATTCTGGTCAGCCAATAATCAGTGTTGACAGTAAGAAAAAGGAATTGATAGGTAATTTCAGAAATGAGGGCAAGGCGTGGACAAAAATAGTAAATGAAGTTTTGGCCCATGATTTTCGTTCTCAGGCAATTGGTGTTGGATGTCCGTTTGGTATCTATGAATTGCTGACTAATTTAGGGACAGTTATTGTTGGTACGTCCTATGACACACCGGAATTTGCAGTCGAGTCAATTAAGATTTGGCTGGATGAATTTGGTTGGAAGAGGTATCCATGCGCAAAAGAACTCCTTATTCTTTGTGACGCAGGAGGGAGCAACGGATTTCGTCCCCGGTTGTGGAAATATGCGCTTTATCAAAATATTTGTAAAGTTTACGGACTCTCCATCAGGATTTGCCACTATCCCTCAGGAGCATCAAAATGGAATCCGGTAGAACATCGTCTGTTTAGTTTTATCAGTAAAAATTGGGAGGGGAATCCTTTGAGGTCTTATGATGTTATGCTAAGTTTAATTGCTGGCACTACAACAACAGCGGGTCTTCTCGTACAAACCATTCTTAACGAGAAAGAATACCAAAAAGGAATCAAAATCACTGATGACCAAATGAAAGAAGTAAAGAATCCACCCGCGGAGCAGGTGGCTTTGGGATAACCCCTATAAGGGGATGAAAATGCCTTCCTTCCAAAGGAAGCAAGGTTGAGTTGTCCCCATTTTAAATTTACCGTTGTGACTCTTCTTGGCGCTCTTTCTGCTCTTGATATTTCACATATTTACGTATCTTTTCCGTATCCAAACCAACGGTATCGACACAGTAACCTCTCGACCAGAAATGATTACCCCAATAAGGTTTTTGCTTCAAATGTCGAAACTTATTGAAAACTCGAATAGCTGTTCTGCCTTTGATTATACCTACAAAATCGGATATCGATATCTTGGGTACTACCATGACAAGCAGATGAACATGGTCAATTTGTACATTTATAGTCAAACAAATAAGGTTTTCGAAAAATTTACACCTCCCAGTCCTCTCTATAAAGAGGGAATTAAGGGGCGTGCTTGTATAGTATGCTTAGTCAAATAAATCTGTTTTTTAGAAAGCCATTTTATTGCCAAATTCCTAAAATCATATTTGTTTGGCTATAACTCAACAACTTCACAGCCTTTTTGTTCAGAAAATGCTCTGATACACTTACCTACTTCTTCTGCTACTTGACCAGTAAGTATTCTTAGACGATATTTTGGTGTCCAAAGAATATGATATTGACAATGCCATATCGTATGCGATAATTTGCGAAATCGACTCATTTGTTACTCCTTTGTTGATGTTGTGGGGACAACTCAACTTAGATTGTAACAATGAGTCGTTTTACTGGCAAAGCCTTTAAACTCTGACCACGCCCACAGGGCGTGGTTTTCCACATTATTAATAAACATAAACAAACACAGTGTCTTGCCAGATTGGAATTATACAATTTCACTTAACTAAATTAATAAAAATACCAAATTATTTTTGGACCGTGCCTATGGTGGCGCAGGTATCCGTTCCTTCCACCCCCTTCACCCCCGCCAGCGGGGGACATGTATCAACCAGCAGCGTATCCTGCGGCTCTGCAAGCGCCTTCACCCCCACCAACGGGAGATATATATCCGCCACCCGTTGGAGGGTGCCAGGTAAAGCAAGGCACTGCGCAAGAACCGGTCGAGGATCTGTCCCCCTTTGGAGGGGGTTAGGGGGAGGAGCTTTGGGCGTGGTCAAGTTTATGGCAGGCTCTGCGCCCTTTGCGTCTTTGCGGTGAATCACCTCCACCTGATGTCCCGGTTGGGTGCGCTCCGTCCATTCGGCCGGTGCAGGATGGGATTCATCCAAACCACATACCCTGTTCAGTATCCTGAACGAACCTTCAATCTCTCTCTTTTCTCCGTCGATTATCTGATAAATATACGGTTTTTTATGGATGATGCTGCCTTCTTTAAGGATGATTTCCATGTCGCCGTCTTCCCTGATGCGCAAGTCTTCTATCCCTTCATAACACAACTGAACACGGGACGGACTGACTCCTGGCTTCACGATGACGTCATATTCCATCTGACGGTTGTTGCCGTAAAACCGCATATCGACGCCGTCGTAAATATTTTTGTACTCAACCGCGCCAAAGGTGGGGATATTGGTACGCCACTTCTCAGGACTGCCTACAAAGTAATTGATCTTGCATTCCTGCATATCCTCCGCAATGATCCCGGGGTCTTTGTTTGCGCCAAGAGGAAATAGCCGTATGTGTTCCTGCGGCTGTGGGCTAGGAATTGCAGATCGAGGATTGGCGGATTCCGTTTTTTTGCTGCGTGTCAGCGAGAGATATATCCCTTTTTTGGTAAAGAACATGCCCTGTCCGCTGCCTTTTTCATAATACTGTACCCGCTCATCCACCTGCCCGTCATTCTGTATGAAATAGAGGGGCAATTTCCCGTAAGATTCCTGCACGGAGGTGCGTACCGCCTCGCCCGGTTCCGGTGTGCCGCTGACGTCTTCGGGGATGAATAGACCGTTTAAGCCGTTCAAGTCATTTAAAATGTTTGAACCGGATTGTTGGTTGCGCTCAACCGACCTGCATGGCTGTGCCGGAACATTTACGGCACGTCCGTTTATCGTGAATACCGGGTCACTATGTACACCGATATCCCATTCATAGTCGGCCGATACGGCATCCTCCATTCCATGCCCTATATCTGTATAAATCCCAACAGCCAAAGCGATAAAAAACAATGTACACCACAAGCGTACTACCCTACACATAAATACACTCCTTTCGATAATTCAACAGAAGTTAGAAGACAGAAGGCATCGTACTATTTGAATGGCTGCGTAGCTGCGAAACCTCTGTGGTTCACATTCATATCATTCAAATAAATAGTAACACTTTAGTTTTTTGAAAAATGTACTACCTATAAGTTCCGTAGGAGCGACATGTCTCTTGTAAATCCATATTAAACAGGTCTGCCTGAATACGGACAGGCCGCTCCTACGGAGCTATTTACCTTATTGAATTTTATTGCTCTACAAACAGACCGCCCCTAACAGGGCTACATGGTATTTTTTCTATCCCGGGAATTTTTCAAGAAACTAAAGTGTTACAATAAATAACATTCCTCATAAACAATTTTATCTTTTTTCAGAAAACCAGGGTAAAGCATTTGTCTGATTGGGCTTAAAGGTATTGGCGTAAAAGGTTACCAGTCCATCCACCTGGCCATTATTGGCAATGAAGGGAATTTGGATGCGATGTATGTTCTGCCTGGTATGTTCCTTTGATACTGCTTCTGCCTTTTGGCTACCTGAAACTGTGTATTGGGCAAGAAATACCAGTAACAACACTATTGCCGATGTAATAAATAATCCCTTTTTCATAATTTCTGCCTCTTTCCGCCTGTCTGCAAACAGGCTTTTTTATTCTACAGTATTACAATGTAAAAACTTTTTTTGTAAGTGGAGACAGGTTAAAACCTGTCTCTACGCCTTTGCGTTCTATGTTCTTTTTTTGGCTGTGTTATTGAATCTAAAGAATCTTAACATTTTAGTTTTTTGAAAAAGATATTCACGTATTCCCGTTATATAACAGGAATAAAACATTTTCCTTGTAGTGCAAGGCATGCCTTGCCATTATTCAAATTTCTTATCTATCTCTTCTTTGTTATCAAAATAATAGCTAAGGGCATCAAATAACTGCGCGGGGGTTAGGCTTGGATAGCCATCAAGTATCTCCTCTATCCCCATGCCTGAACGGTAGTGATTTACAATTGATGCAACGGGGATCCTTGTGCCTTTAATAATGGCTTTACCCTCATATTTGCCAGGGTCTTTTTCGATATATCGATGTTGGGTACTTACAAACATTTTATGCCTCCTTAATCGGAAAGGTAAATAATACTATCCGGCTTAGAAAAACATAGTCTCTTTTTTTATAAAACATCGATTACATATTACGCTACTACCCATATAAACTTATGGGTTCGGGTTGCAAACCACCCATGGTTCTTATGGCTGTCAATGCTTCTTACTTCACCTTTACCATTAATTTCGCCTTCTTTTTCAAGCCTTTTGGGGAAAATACAATCCCGGCGGCGCCTTTTTTATTATATGCCGTTACAGTAAATGCCGCTTTACCATACGCATCGGTTGTTGCGCTGGAAGTAACACTGACCTTCTTCTTACTTCGGCGGTTAAGCCTTGCTTTAACTACCGTGCCTTCAACCGGGCATCCGTCAGTACCCAGCACCGATACGGTTACCGTGTCTGACTGATTTCTCATAATTACCAACTTCTTCTCAGGATCTGTCGTAATCGTCTCAGCCTTGCAGGCTTCATCGGTGGGTGTTGGCGTAGCTGTTGTGGTAAAAACTTCTTCGTTTCCATATGAATAACAAGGTGTAAAGTCTGGAATAATCTCTATCCTGTATTTATATATTCTGTAATAATAAGTCGTCCCAGCAGATAGCCCACTTACCCTTACGCTTTTACTTCCTGCTTCTACAAATGCAGAACTGGAATCGTCACCTTCGATATGTATTCTATTGGTATATGATTCACTAGAAGTGCCCCACTCAAAACCCAATTCCCCTCTTACTGAAAACTCCCCTCCAACCAATCCGTTTAAAGTGGCAGAATCCGATGTTACATCCGTTGCTTTATATGTTTCTAAGATAATCCCTCCATCGCATGGTGCAGTTGTGGTGACTGTGGGAGTCGGTGACGGCGATGTCGTATCCGCCGAGAGGTCGCCATCCAGTTTGGATATAAAGACATCAGAACCACCACTAAAAGAGGTATCATATGCGCCAGTGGTAGTGGGAAAGCCTGATGAATATGTATATCCGGCCACATAGACGTTCCCGCTTGAATCTATGGCTAATGACGTTGCCCCCTCACCCTCAGAGCTACCAAGGTAAGTGGAGGCAAGCAGGCTACTCAGATTGCTGCTCATTTTTGATATAAATACTTCATATTCCATATTCACACTACCATAATCAAAATCTGCACTTATGTCATAGGCGCCTGAGGTTGTGGGAAATAAACCGTTTGTATCACCAGTCACATACACATTACCACTCGAATCCAAGGCCAATGAACCTGCAGAATCATTACCTGACCTTTTATCATACTCAATGACATCTTCTGCACCCAGAAAGGTCGAGGCGAGCAGGCTACTGAGATCATTGTTTAACTTTGATATGAATGCATCATCATATATACCATGAGAGGTATCATATGCATCTGAGGTAACAGGGAAGTCTGGTGAATTTGTATATCCAGTCACATAGACACTTCCGCTTGGATCTATGTCCATCGAATTTGCCCTGTCGTCAGATGCCTCGTCGATATCATAAGAACCACCCCCGAGATACGTGGAAGCCTGAAGTGTGGATAATGAACTATCCAGCTTTGAAATAAAGACATCAAAACCATCATTAAAAGATGTATCATATGCACCGCTGGTGGTGGGAAAGTCGCTTGAAGAGGTGTTGCCCGTTACATAGACATTATTACTACTGTCGAGGGCTATGGCATAAGCGTAATCACTATCAGAACCTCCGAGATACGTGGAAGCCTGGAGGGTGGATAATGAACTGTCCAACTTGGAAATAAAGGCATCATCACCGTCATAGGATGTATCATATGCACCGCTTGTGGTTGGAAAGTCGCTTGAAGAGGTGTTGCCCGTTACATAGACGTTATTGCTGCCGTCAAGGGCTATGGCATAAGCGTAATCACTATCAGAACCTCCGAGATACGTGGAAGCCTGGAGGGTGGATAATGAACTGTCCAACTTGGTGATAAAGACGTCTCTGTCACCACCAAGGGAGGTATCATAGGCCCCGCTGGTGACGGGAAAGTCGGTTGAAGAGGTGTTGCCCGTTACATAGACGTTATTGCTGCCGTCAAAGGCTATGGTATAAACGCGATCACTATCAGAACCTCCGAGATACGTGGAAGCCTGGAGGGTAGATAATGAACTGTCCAGCTTGGTGATAAAAACGTCTCTGTCACCACCAAGGGGGGTATCATAGGCCCCGCTGGTGACGGGAAAGTCGGTTGAAGAGGTGTTGCCCGTTACATAGACGTTATTGCTGCCATCAATCGCAATAGCCACGCCATAATC from Candidatus Kuenenia stuttgartiensis carries:
- a CDS encoding ISAzo13 family transposase, with product MVKLLEELMEGDTAGDPMGKGKIWTRRSTRTLKKECGDRGVSVCATTVSKLLKDMDYSLRVNRKTIAETRHPDRNRQFEIINETKKYFEDSGQPIISVDSKKKELIGNFRNEGKAWTKIVNEVLAHDFRSQAIGVGCPFGIYELLTNLGTVIVGTSYDTPEFAVESIKIWLDEFGWKRYPCAKELLILCDAGGSNGFRPRLWKYALYQNICKVYGLSIRICHYPSGASKWNPVEHRLFSFISKNWEGNPLRSYDVMLSLIAGTTTTAGLLVQTILNEKEYQKGIKITDDQMKEININKHSVLPDWNYTISLN
- a CDS encoding SBBP repeat-containing protein, with protein sequence MPIFTSCNGYYRDIHKDTATILLVLYNTMLFVVAPIAKILKDINNGDQVTNLLPPEPSKSVHPERRHHKFIYGFTVASYEKSSPLVIDPILEYSTYLGGGDTDHGYGIAVDGAGSAYVTGYTEGNGLPIVGTTTPHGGSYDAFVTKLGTSGSSIEYSTYLQNS
- a CDS encoding putative transposase; the protein is MIRFYCCSRPVCRLDFRSGECRISSIVRKNACGSKYGVVEISTCNAIYLISVRKGEEPDIRKYVQEKATIRESIDTLEKEIEQLKATKKNTEKHIEFSKLPEDKKFQDLKKSGKQFVDTIKMIAYRAETAMANTLQEYISKKDEARSLVRQIFMTDADIMPDEKNGVLRITIHNMTNPRNNRYVQQLCDVLNSSETLFPGTNLRLVYNLVSNQIPPDQEF
- a CDS encoding ISAzo13 family transposase, encoding MVKLLEELMEGDTAGDPMGKGKIWTRRSTRTLKKECGDRGVSVCATTVSRLLKDMDYSLRVNRKTIAETRHPDRNRQFEIINETKKYFEDSGQPIISVDSKKKELIGNFRNEGKAWTKIVNEVLAHDFRSQAIGVGCPFGIYELLTNLGTVIVGTSYDTPEFAVESIKIWLDEFGWKRYPCAKELLILCDAGGSNGFRPRLWKYALYQNICKVYGLSIRICHYPSGASKWNPVEHRLFSFISKNWEGNPLRSYDVMLSLIAGTTTTAGLLVQTILNEKEYQKGIKITDDQMKEVKNPPAEQVALG
- a CDS encoding DUF433 domain-containing protein codes for the protein MFVSTQHRYIEKDPGKYEGKAIIKGTRIPVASIVNHYRSGMGIEEILDGYPSLTPAQLFDALSYYFDNKEEIDKKFE
- a CDS encoding SBBP repeat-containing protein → MKKRTHIFNFSIVLLLLFGFAFPLFAQEGTGKPSNKAVNQKIGKLQIPFISNEGQMGEKVKFYANTFGGTVFVTNEGEIVYSLPKRSEAKNADSSGEWHSPGVIHDAGCEIHENRDSCIKSCRLDEACPALVEWAERTQQISDLHSPTPNSQTLNPNMLLQGVALKETLVGAKVKGIKGEGTSVTKVNYFRGNDQKKWKSNISTYDVVDLGEVYKGIELKLKAYGNNVEKLFYVKPGANPDQIKINLSGIQPPLSPFTSSVKDCPPLAGGGGGLRASGLWVNEQGQLVAETELGPVTFTKPVAYQEIEGKKVNVEVEYNIQNREEPDISPLKREVRGVLNSKTHNSKLINPEFQVPDSQSLIYGFKVASYDKTKELVIDPLLASTYLGGSSNDYGVAIAIDGSNNVYVTGNTSSTDFPVTSGAYDTPLGGDRDVFITKLDSSLSTLQASTYLGGSDSDRVYTIAFDGSNNVYVTGNTSSTDFPVTSGAYDTSLGGDRDVFITKLDSSLSTLQASTYLGGSDSDYAYAIALDGSNNVYVTGNTSSSDFPTTSGAYDTSYDGDDAFISKLDSSLSTLQASTYLGGSDSDYAYAIALDSSNNVYVTGNTSSSDFPTTSGAYDTSFNDGFDVFISKLDSSLSTLQASTYLGGGSYDIDEASDDRANSMDIDPSGSVYVTGYTNSPDFPVTSDAYDTSHGIYDDAFISKLNNDLSSLLASTFLGAEDVIEYDKRSGNDSAGSLALDSSGNVYVTGDTNGLFPTTSGAYDISADFDYGSVNMEYEVFISKMSSNLSSLLASTYLGSSEGEGATSLAIDSSGNVYVAGYTYSSGFPTTTGAYDTSFSGGSDVFISKLDGDLSADTTSPSPTPTVTTTAPCDGGIILETYKATDVTSDSATLNGLVGGEFSVRGELGFEWGTSSESYTNRIHIEGDDSSSAFVEAGSKSVRVSGLSAGTTYYYRIYKYRIEIIPDFTPCYSYGNEEVFTTTATPTPTDEACKAETITTDPEKKLVIMRNQSDTVTVSVLGTDGCPVEGTVVKARLNRRSKKKVSVTSSATTDAYGKAAFTVTAYNKKGAAGIVFSPKGLKKKAKLMVKVK